The Flavobacteriales bacterium region TACCAACTCCAAGGCCACCTCGGTCATAGACAGCGAGACCGGTGCTATGCAATGGAGTGTCCTCATAAAAGCCTTCCACTTTGAGAAATCTCTGATGGAAGAACACTTCAACGAGAACTACATGGAGAGTTCTAAATTTCCAAAGGCCTTCTTCAAAGGGAAGATCGACAATATCGATGCCGTGGATTTTGAGAAAGATGGTGTGTACACCACAGACATCAGCGGTTCCTTGGAGATCCACGGTGTAGAGCAGGATGTCACTACTCAAGGGACCATAACTGTCAAAGGGGGTGGGATCAAAGGAGATTGTACATTCACAGTTGCTGTAGCGGACTACGATATAGAGATACCTGCATTGGTGGCCGATAATATCGCTAAGGAAGTAGAGATCCATGTACAGGCCGACTACCAAAAATTGAATAAATGAGATGGATCTTGATCCTGTTCCTACTCCCTTCTATCTTGGTCTTCAGTCAGGATGATGAATTGGATCTCTTGGATCTACTAGGAGAAGAGGAGACCACGGACTATACCATTGCCAGTTTCAAGGCCAACCGGGTCATCAACCTGCACTCGCTGGAGACCACTTCCAAACGTGTGCTCGATGTCAAGATCTCCCATAGATTGGGTGTCGTAACGGGGGGCTTACAGGAATGGTTCGGACTGGACCAGGCCACTGTGCGTCTGGGGGGTGACTACGGTATAACCGATCAGCTGATGGTCGGTCTGGGAAGGAGCAGTTTCGAAAAGACCTATGATGGTTTTGTGAAGTTCAAATTCCTGCGACAGAGTACCGGGAAACGCAAGATGCCCATCTCGGCTCTGGTGATGAGCAGTATGGCTATCAAGACCATTCCTTTTGCAGTGCCGGAAAGAGAGAATTATTTCAGCTCTCGCTTGTACTACGTGCATCAACTCATCATCGGTCGGAAATTCTCCGATGCCATCTCTTTCCAAGTCTCTCCTACCCTTGTCCATCGCAATCTGGTGGAGACGCTTCAAGAGGAGAACGATGTCTTTGCTCTCGGGATGGCTGGCCGCGTGAAGTTGACTCAGCGCCTCGCCTTGAATGCCGAGTACATCTACGTGCTCCCCGACCAACTGGCCGATCGGTATCGGAATTCCGCTTCCATCGGCCTCGATATAGAGACCGGTGGCCATGTGTTCCAATTGCATTTCACCAACAGCACAGCAATGAATGAGAAAGGTGTGATCACTGAGACGGTGGATGATTGGAGCAAGGGGGACGCGCATTTCGGGTTCAATGTCAGCCGGGTCTTTACGATCCGTAAAAAAGAGAAGCCCGATACCGATCTCTGAACAAAGCAATTGCTGGTCGGTCAATTTCGCTTCTTTTCATTTGCTCGAATTGAGATTTCATCTATTTTTGCTCGCCCGTCAGAAATGACGGATGACCGTTGAGAAACTGGTCCGGTAGTTCAGTTGGTTAGAATACCTGCCTGTCACGCAGGGGGTCGCGGGTTCGAGTCCCGTCCGGACCGCTGATACTCTTGAAAAAGAGAGCAGCATATTGAAGAAGCCCCGTATATCGGGGCTTTTTCTTTTTCCCCTCCTCCATCTTCTGCCCTTTTCATCCCATTGCTGGTGTGTTATTCGGTGGACTTTTTATCCATAACACTTAGTC contains the following coding sequences:
- a CDS encoding YceI family protein, producing the protein MKILIISILSIFALQSLHAQKYFTKEGNISFYSDAPMEKIEATNSKATSVIDSETGAMQWSVLIKAFHFEKSLMEEHFNENYMESSKFPKAFFKGKIDNIDAVDFEKDGVYTTDISGSLEIHGVEQDVTTQGTITVKGGGIKGDCTFTVAVADYDIEIPALVADNIAKEVEIHVQADYQKLNK